Proteins co-encoded in one Candidatus Thiodictyon syntrophicum genomic window:
- a CDS encoding Uma2 family endonuclease has translation MSLQPKPRLQFADWLAAERASDQGRTEFLDGEVFAMAGASEAHNLIAGNVYGELRTAFKGRPCYVYTSDMKVRIESANLGTYPDVMAVCGERRFWDDRRDVITNPTLIVEVLSDSTESYDRGDKFAYYRSLPSLSAYLLLSQHRVGAELFLRQGGGDWLLRTYSDLRDGIPLTALDALLPLSEVYDKVEFGPGS, from the coding sequence ATGTCCCTTCAACCCAAACCGCGACTCCAGTTCGCCGACTGGCTGGCCGCCGAGCGCGCGTCGGATCAGGGCCGCACCGAATTTCTGGACGGCGAGGTCTTCGCCATGGCGGGCGCCTCCGAGGCCCACAACCTGATTGCCGGCAACGTCTACGGGGAACTGCGCACGGCCTTCAAGGGCCGCCCCTGCTATGTCTACACCAGTGACATGAAGGTCCGGATCGAGTCCGCCAACTTGGGCACCTACCCGGACGTGATGGCGGTCTGCGGGGAGCGGCGGTTCTGGGACGACCGCCGGGATGTCATCACCAACCCCACGCTCATCGTCGAAGTCCTCTCCGACAGCACGGAGTCCTACGACCGCGGCGACAAGTTCGCCTACTACCGCAGCCTCCCGAGCCTGAGCGCCTATCTGCTGCTCTCCCAGCACCGGGTCGGTGCCGAACTCTTTCTGCGTCAGGGCGGCGGCGACTGGCTGCTGCGTACCTACAGCGACCTGCGCGACGGGATACCGCTGACCGCGCTCGATGCCTTACTGCCGCTCAGTGAGGTCTACGACAAGGTCGAGTTCGGGCCGGGCTCGTAG
- a CDS encoding cryptochrome/photolyase family protein, which yields MPDTAILWFRRDLRLDDNPALSRAMAECERVLLLYIHAPAEESPWAPGAAARWWLHGSLRALDHDLRERGSRLLIATGESLAVLARISAQTGAARVYWNRLYDPATRARDAHIKLALRAQGLRCESHNAALLREPWDLLTGTGSPYKVYSAFWRKASSDLSGLAANAPLPAPAGLKRPPAVDTPVQVELDALGLLPRIPWDQGLAARWQPGESAALARARCFIGGAPDAPPPGTAALDGYAQGRDLPGQPGTSSLSPHLHFGEIGPRRLLALIEQRYGSITAPAAEAFVRELGWREFAHHLLYHFPHTTTTPLDPRFARFPWRTADAAALLAAWQRGHTGVPLVDAGMRELWHTGWMHNRVRMVVASYLTKNLRLPWQAGADWFWDTLVDADLAANTLGWQWIAGCGADAAPYFRVFNPVRQGERFDPRGDYVRRWCPELARVPDRFIHQPWAAPTAILGSAGVVLGRDYPHPLVDLARSRLEALAAFDSIKTA from the coding sequence ATGCCCGACACCGCGATCCTCTGGTTCAGGCGCGACCTGCGCCTCGACGACAACCCGGCCCTGAGCCGGGCCATGGCGGAGTGTGAACGGGTCCTGCTGCTCTATATCCATGCGCCCGCCGAGGAGTCACCCTGGGCCCCCGGTGCCGCCGCCAGGTGGTGGCTGCACGGCAGTCTGCGCGCACTCGATCACGACCTGCGCGAACGGGGCAGCCGACTCCTGATCGCGACGGGCGAGAGCCTCGCGGTCCTCGCCCGGATCAGCGCCCAGACCGGTGCCGCCCGCGTCTACTGGAACCGGCTCTACGACCCCGCCACCCGCGCGCGCGACGCCCACATCAAGCTGGCCCTGCGCGCCCAGGGCCTGCGCTGCGAGAGTCATAATGCCGCCCTGCTGCGCGAACCCTGGGACCTGCTCACCGGAACCGGCAGTCCCTATAAAGTGTACAGCGCTTTTTGGCGCAAGGCGTCGTCGGACTTGAGCGGCTTGGCCGCCAACGCACCGCTGCCGGCCCCCGCCGGACTCAAACGGCCACCCGCCGTGGACACACCGGTGCAGGTCGAGCTCGACGCCCTGGGCCTCCTGCCGCGGATCCCCTGGGACCAGGGACTCGCCGCGCGCTGGCAACCGGGGGAGTCCGCCGCCCTGGCGCGCGCCCGGTGTTTCATCGGCGGTGCGCCGGACGCCCCGCCCCCTGGCACCGCCGCGCTGGACGGATACGCGCAGGGCCGCGACCTGCCGGGCCAACCCGGCACCTCCAGTCTATCGCCCCACCTGCACTTCGGCGAGATCGGCCCCCGACGACTGCTCGCACTCATCGAGCAACGGTACGGATCGATCACGGCCCCGGCCGCGGAGGCCTTTGTGCGCGAGCTCGGCTGGCGTGAATTCGCCCACCACCTGCTTTATCACTTCCCGCACACCACGACCACGCCCTTGGACCCCCGTTTCGCCCGCTTCCCCTGGCGCACCGCCGACGCCGCGGCCTTGCTCGCCGCCTGGCAGCGCGGCCACACCGGCGTCCCCCTGGTAGACGCGGGGATGCGCGAACTCTGGCACACCGGCTGGATGCACAACCGGGTGCGGATGGTGGTCGCCTCCTACCTCACCAAGAACCTGCGCCTGCCCTGGCAGGCCGGCGCCGACTGGTTTTGGGACACCCTGGTCGATGCCGATCTCGCGGCCAATACCCTGGGTTGGCAATGGATCGCCGGCTGCGGGGCCGACGCCGCCCCCTATTTTCGCGTCTTCAACCCGGTGCGCCAAGGCGAGCGCTTCGACCCCCGGGGCGACTATGTGCGGCGCTGGTGTCCCGAACTCGCCCGGGTACCGGACCGGTTCATCCACCAGCCCTGGGCCGCCCCCACCGCCATCCTGGGCAGCGCCGGGGTGGTCCTGGGCCGCGACTATCCGCACCCCCTGGTCGACCTCGCCCGCTCCCGGCTGGAGGCACTGGCGGCCTTCGACAGCATCAAGACCGCATGA
- a CDS encoding SUMF1/EgtB/PvdO family nonheme iron enzyme produces MWEAAAEGEQENPVGPVAAASVTTDAEAEALRLRAQLGVLQERAQALDDRLRAQVRSRWVVGEGGGAAGVAPSFINGIFVGERSEAPERQLHILRDLAALSTYCLPLRGIDDVQAGPGIGRLYVPLATDLTLAEDLAAQVLAAAADGAAPPFPEADPGAERIPDQARARHLSACEASILRRSLVILGEPGAGKTTLLAFLAHALATGDRAALPGWPQPEWSCLPLLMRLRDFAAWLAESGDLAGAGTATSDALVWGFVRHELAERNLTFCLGALESAVRGGRAVLLWDGLDEVPPGALATVRESLLAFRERAPGCRYVLTSRLLSYCRPERRLPEPDFPVVSLLPFDRDRIGRFVTDWFQELGACGDLPWAEAERLALLFQQGLGEGHLTHLAANPLLLTLLALVFTHRRDLPTARAQVFEAATGILLARLDGPRTAGGPRISDLLREVHRDRCDLIRWCERLAMRVQSNSERGLEPGAPGQVGVAGVGEAELLESLQALHARRDLEWAQSLVDLIKQRAGLLREERPGDFDFPHRALREYLAGCQLAHAPDFAAQVAALAVDRSDWQETIRHAVGFLVQGHRECARPLALIEHLCPADAPADDAAWRRVWLAGEAALELGVTRAAESPAGARTLERVRHRLAALVEAGRLQVGERVAVAAVLARLGDPRFHPRGLHLPVRYRGQREPALGLVRVRHGSLTLGGPADLESALSNEVGGEGRLELDYAFWIGRYPVTVAQFQAFVAAGGYERRDWWPDLGWAWCRGQRRREPERWSHQRRQGNRPVVGITWFEALAYGVWLDAQLRKRHTKLPRGYGLRLPTEAEWALAARGGQGRVYPWGGGFSAGQANCMGSVGEPSAVGTFPLGATPEGVLDLAGNVWEWTLSRYLPYPYDPADGRNDPQSNGARVLRGGSYDAGPLRARTAARAQAPLGEAARDIGCRLVLSLVDTGV; encoded by the coding sequence GTGTGGGAAGCGGCGGCGGAGGGCGAACAAGAGAACCCGGTGGGGCCGGTCGCGGCGGCGTCCGTGACGACGGACGCCGAGGCGGAGGCCTTGCGGCTACGCGCCCAACTTGGGGTTCTCCAGGAGCGGGCCCAGGCCCTCGACGACCGCCTGCGGGCGCAGGTGCGCAGCCGCTGGGTGGTCGGGGAGGGCGGCGGTGCGGCCGGGGTCGCCCCCAGCTTCATCAACGGCATCTTCGTCGGCGAGCGCTCCGAGGCCCCGGAACGGCAACTGCATATCCTGCGCGACCTGGCGGCGCTGAGTACCTACTGCCTGCCGCTGCGTGGGATCGATGACGTGCAAGCCGGTCCCGGGATCGGCCGTCTCTATGTCCCATTGGCGACCGATCTGACCCTCGCGGAGGACTTGGCCGCGCAGGTCCTGGCGGCGGCGGCGGACGGGGCCGCGCCCCCCTTTCCGGAAGCGGACCCCGGCGCGGAGCGGATCCCGGATCAGGCCCGGGCGCGTCACCTGAGCGCGTGCGAGGCGAGCATCCTGCGGCGTTCCCTGGTAATCCTGGGAGAGCCCGGCGCGGGCAAGACCACGCTCCTGGCCTTTCTGGCCCACGCCCTGGCGACCGGCGACCGCGCGGCCCTGCCGGGCTGGCCGCAGCCCGAGTGGTCCTGTCTCCCGCTATTGATGCGGCTGCGCGATTTTGCGGCCTGGTTGGCCGAGTCCGGGGACCTGGCCGGCGCCGGGACGGCGACGAGCGACGCGTTGGTGTGGGGTTTTGTCCGCCATGAACTGGCCGAGCGCAACCTGACTTTCTGTCTGGGGGCGCTCGAGTCGGCGGTGCGCGGCGGGCGCGCGGTGTTGTTGTGGGACGGCCTGGACGAGGTGCCGCCGGGGGCCCTGGCGACGGTCCGCGAGAGCCTGCTGGCCTTCCGTGAGCGGGCTCCGGGTTGTCGCTATGTCCTCACCAGCCGGCTGTTGTCCTATTGCCGGCCGGAGCGGCGGTTGCCCGAGCCGGACTTTCCGGTCGTCTCGTTGCTCCCCTTCGACCGCGACCGGATCGGTCGTTTCGTCACCGATTGGTTCCAGGAATTGGGCGCCTGCGGCGACCTGCCCTGGGCGGAGGCGGAGCGCCTGGCTCTGCTCTTCCAGCAGGGGCTCGGCGAGGGGCACCTCACCCACCTGGCGGCCAATCCGCTGCTGCTCACACTCCTGGCGCTGGTCTTCACCCACCGCCGGGATCTGCCGACGGCGCGCGCCCAGGTCTTCGAGGCCGCCACCGGTATCCTGCTGGCACGCCTGGATGGGCCGCGCACCGCGGGGGGGCCGCGCATCAGCGACCTGCTGCGCGAGGTCCATCGGGACCGCTGTGACCTGATCCGCTGGTGCGAGCGCCTGGCCATGCGGGTGCAATCCAACAGCGAGCGCGGCCTGGAGCCGGGTGCCCCCGGACAGGTGGGGGTCGCCGGGGTCGGTGAGGCCGAGTTACTCGAGTCATTGCAGGCGCTGCACGCGCGGCGGGACCTGGAGTGGGCGCAGTCGCTGGTGGACCTGATCAAGCAGCGCGCCGGCCTGCTGCGCGAGGAGCGTCCGGGGGACTTCGACTTTCCGCACCGCGCCTTGCGCGAGTATCTGGCCGGTTGTCAGCTGGCCCATGCCCCCGATTTCGCCGCGCAGGTCGCTGCCCTGGCCGTCGATCGCAGCGATTGGCAGGAGACCATCCGGCACGCGGTCGGCTTCCTGGTCCAAGGCCACCGCGAGTGCGCGCGCCCGCTCGCGCTGATCGAGCACCTGTGCCCCGCGGACGCCCCGGCGGACGACGCGGCCTGGCGGCGGGTCTGGCTGGCGGGCGAGGCGGCGCTCGAGCTCGGCGTCACCCGCGCCGCCGAGTCGCCGGCCGGCGCCCGCACCCTGGAGCGCGTCCGTCATCGACTGGCCGCCCTGGTGGAGGCCGGGCGGCTCCAGGTGGGTGAGCGGGTGGCGGTGGCCGCGGTCCTGGCGCGGCTCGGTGACCCGCGTTTCCATCCCCGGGGGCTGCATCTGCCGGTGCGCTATCGGGGCCAACGCGAACCCGCCTTGGGCTTGGTACGGGTCAGGCACGGCAGCTTAACGCTCGGCGGTCCCGCGGACCTGGAGAGTGCCCTGTCCAACGAAGTCGGCGGCGAGGGGCGCCTGGAACTGGACTATGCCTTCTGGATCGGCCGCTATCCGGTGACCGTGGCGCAATTCCAGGCCTTCGTCGCGGCCGGTGGCTATGAACGGCGGGACTGGTGGCCGGATTTGGGGTGGGCCTGGTGCCGGGGGCAGCGGCGACGCGAGCCCGAGCGGTGGTCGCACCAACGCCGCCAGGGCAATCGGCCGGTGGTGGGTATCACCTGGTTCGAGGCGCTCGCCTATGGTGTCTGGCTCGATGCCCAGTTACGCAAGCGTCACACCAAACTGCCGCGCGGCTATGGGCTGCGCCTGCCGACCGAGGCGGAGTGGGCACTGGCAGCGCGCGGCGGCCAGGGGCGGGTCTATCCCTGGGGAGGGGGTTTCAGCGCGGGCCAGGCCAATTGCATGGGCAGTGTCGGCGAGCCGTCAGCGGTGGGGACCTTTCCCCTGGGCGCGACCCCCGAAGGGGTCTTGGACCTGGCCGGCAATGTCTGGGAGTGGACCCTGAGCCGCTACCTGCCCTATCCCTATGACCCCGCCGACGGCCGCAACGATCCCCAGAGCAACGGGGCGCGGGTCCTGCGTGGGGGCTCCTACGACGCGGGGCCGCTGCGGGCCCGGACCGCGGCCCGGGCGCAGGCGCCGCTGGGCGAGGCGGCCCGGGATATCGGCTGCCGTCTGGTACTGTCGCTGGTGGATACGGGGGTGTGA
- a CDS encoding LysE family translocator, whose protein sequence is MAFLTIGFLLGLAAGFAPGPVLALVISETLAHGLRSGIKVALAPLMTDLPVIVATVFILARLTHFNHILGIISLTGACFIGYLGYESIRSQGLRLADGQRAPRSLTKGMLTNLLSPYPYLFWFSVGAPTMVKALQLDPSYALAFIGAFYCALVGAKIALALAVETSRSFLSGRMYIYSSRVIGVVLCILALGLFRDGLRLLGFALICG, encoded by the coding sequence ATGGCATTCCTGACCATCGGCTTCCTGTTGGGTCTGGCCGCCGGTTTCGCGCCCGGCCCGGTCTTAGCACTCGTGATTTCCGAAACCCTGGCCCATGGGCTGAGATCCGGTATCAAGGTGGCCCTGGCCCCGCTGATGACCGACCTGCCGGTGATCGTCGCCACCGTCTTCATCCTGGCACGGCTCACGCATTTCAATCACATACTGGGAATAATCTCACTCACCGGCGCTTGCTTCATCGGCTATCTCGGCTACGAGAGCATCCGCTCCCAGGGACTCAGACTCGCTGATGGGCAGCGAGCGCCCAGATCGCTGACCAAGGGCATGTTGACCAATCTTCTCAGCCCCTATCCCTACCTGTTCTGGTTCAGCGTCGGCGCCCCGACCATGGTCAAGGCACTGCAGCTCGACCCTTCTTACGCGCTGGCGTTCATTGGCGCCTTCTATTGCGCCCTGGTCGGCGCGAAAATCGCCCTCGCGCTGGCGGTCGAGACCTCGCGCTCGTTCCTGAGCGGCAGGATGTATATCTACAGTTCCCGAGTGATTGGGGTGGTGTTGTGTATCCTGGCCTTGGGCCTTTTTCGTGACGGCTTGAGACTACTGGGATTTGCGTTAATTTGCGGCTAA